The Vigna angularis cultivar LongXiaoDou No.4 chromosome 6, ASM1680809v1, whole genome shotgun sequence genome contains the following window.
ACTGCTCTGAATTCCATTTTCTGTTGTGCCGTCAAATCATCTGTCACCTCACCGCTAGACCCTTGCTCCACTACCTCTAGCTCCCATATTAATATCAATGAGTCAGCATCCAGCATCTTCATAAAGGCCTTAGGTTCCACCAGCTGGCGGCATAAAGCTGGTTCCCCTTTTATCTCCACTTTATCACCCCCACTAAATATCTCATGGACATCTCTCTCCAGTTCAACACGACCTCTCCCAATTTGGCCAACCAAGCAATACCCAAGATGACATCTACTCCTTCAAGCTCAAACACGTAAAAATCCTCCTCGACAGTGGTGTTCCCCAAACGTATCCTCACTCTCTCGCAACGCCCACTCGTCGTTCGGCGATGGCCATCACCTAGGCTCATGGTGTATGAAGACGTCTCGGTCACCGGCAGCTTCAATTCCTCCACCACGTTCTGGCTAATGAAATTGTGGCTGGCCCCACTGTCGATCAAGACTACCCCTCTTCTCTCCCCTATCAATCCGGTAAACTTCAGGGTCTTGGAAGGCGTCAGCCCCTCCGCCGAACATGCCGACAGCTCCAGGGTTTTAACGTTTTCCTCCCATTCATCCTCCTCGTCCTCCGCTAGTAACAAGACCCTTAAGTTCTTCTCCGCACATCAATGACCCGGAGCGAATGGTCCACCGCATCGGAAACACCTTCCTTCTTCCTGCCTCTTCAGAAACTCTGGATAAGGTAAGTTTCTGACCATTCTTCCCCTGTTATCGCCTCCCGATGTGGTAACATCCATCTTTCCCTCCTCATCCTTCCTTCTAATGGTAAGGCCGTTCGACCAATGACTAGGAGACCGTTTTGAGTGtaaaaccgttcggccttttaCTGTAGCTATAAGACCGTTCAGTTCCTCCCGTCCTCTTCCATTCTGTTCTGGCAGTCCCCTTACGTTCGGTTCCGGTCTTCTCACGTTCGGATCCAACAGTCctcttctaccgttcggctcAATTCCCACTATCTTTATACCGTTCGGCTCTCTTCCCACTATATTTATACCGTTCGGCTCTTTATCTATCGAACCATGCAGCTTCATCGCTTTTGGCTGAATAGGGCCACCAGCCGAGAGAGTGGACAACTCCGTCTGCTTCAGGTCTATTTCTATCTCGGACCGCTCGGCAACCTCACCTGGGATATTGCGCTTGACCTCAGACCACTCGACAACCCTCGATCGGCCTGTGTTATAGCGATCGGCCTCGCACTGTGTCCACTGACCGCTCGTTCATCCCTAATACGACTGGTCTTCTATGTCCTCGGACCGCTTGGTAAATCTTGATCAGCTTGAGTTATAGCGATCGGCCTCGGACTGTGTCCACTGACCGCTCGTTCGTCCCTCAGATGACTCGTCTTCTATCCCGCTCCCTTTCCTTACCTTTTCGCTTCCCTGAACATACTCTTCCCCTGTCGCCACCTGTTTCGATGCCGCCAAACGCTCAACAATGGTTCCAAACCTTATCACCAGGGCCTCCTTCAAGCCATCCCAGGAACGGttcttggctttctccttccagGCTCTGAACCAGTAGCCCGCGCTGCCCAACATGCTTATGTCCGCGAACTGCACTTTCTCCTCCTCCGCTACTCCTTGAAGCTCGAAAACCCTCTCCGCCCTATTGATCCAGTTTAACGGGTCCAACCCTTCGAAAGCGGTTAATTCAACCCTTTTCCGCCATTGATTTTGCACCTCCTGGTGATCGCCACAGTGATTGTGGGTTTGGGTCCCACCGTAATCGCCACCCACTCTCCCTCCAATATCCTCCTCGCACCGTCGCTGGTTCCCTTTGACGTAAGCCTGACTTCCACCTGATTGTTCGTCGTCGTTGTGAGCCCGCGCCCCCATCATCCTCATTATTTCTTGCAAATCTTGGCGTATTGCAGCATAATTTTGGCGTATTGCTGCATAATCTGGTCGTAGCTCCCCTATCTGCGCCTTCATTCTATCAACCGCAATTTCCTTCACCCCCACTCCGATCcagcaggtcggaccaaatgatAGGTTCTTTTAATCAATAACCTATGAATAGCACTAGAAACACAACACCGAACAGGTACTCTGAATTATACAGCCttcttttattgaaaagaatCAACAAGAATGGTGTTACAACGTAACTCGAGAGCTTAACCTCTCTCCAAAGAACTACAAGAGTTCTCGCAAAACAATAATACTCCAAAAAACTCCCCTCCACTTACAACTAATCTCCCTTATATACAAGGTATCCTCAACCAACCCCCTAACCCCTTAACTGCCTAGACAGTTAAGTTATGTAACTGTCTTTCTCCTACTATACACAAGTAGAGGTCTAACACAATGCTTATAGTATAATATCATTTGTGACTTTGCCTATCAGTTTAAGACATAGCAAGCTCATTACATAGTAGCTACGTCTCTGTGACAGTCGTCTAGTTTTCAATCCTTACCACTTCTGttcttctaataaaaatatgaatttaggAGCAAGGTAGTTAGGCCTGTATATTCCCCACACTTCAAGCGCAGAATGACCTTGTATAAGGGTCGTGTTAGAGAGAGATATACAATATAAAATCACTTTGTTTGTCTTGTtgaaatgcaaaacctttcatatgattcctgtatgtcactttttaatatttgatataaaGCAAGCCTTCACTATAAAGGACTCAcgcttatttaaaataatgttttgcaGGTCATCTTGACTACCTTACTGAAGGTATATGTTAAAGGAGGTTTGTTTGACAAGTCTAGAGAATTATTAGCTGAACTGAAAAATTTGGGCTATGCTGAAGATGAGGTAAGAAAAACCTTTGAAATGAACAACAAAAGGTTTTGTGTCTAAAACATTGTGAGATTATTTAATACAAATCATATTATCTATGCTTAACTAATGACCTACTATTTGTTTCatatcataaattatatatcCTTATTTAATACAATTTGTTTTTCCATGTCTTCTTTTCCAACTACCACTATTTACTTATCTGAATTTATATGCAGATGCCATACTGTATACTCATGGATGGCCTAGCTAAGGCAGGACAAATACATGAAGCCAAACTAACCTTTGATGAAATGATGAAAAACCATGTCAGATCAGGTAAGTGTATTCAATGAAATGATATGACATGATAAACATCCATATAAATATCTGGTTATTCTAAGCTATTGTTTATTTCCCACATGTGCAGATGGCTATGCTCATAGTATCATGATATCAGCATTATGTCGAGCCAAGCTTTTTCGGGAAGCAAAACAGTTAGCTAAGGATTTTGAAACCACCTCTAATAAATATGATCTAGTTATACTGAATTCAATGCTGTGTGCTTTCTGTAGAGTAGGTGAAATGGAAAGTGTAATGGAAACTCTAAAAAAGATGGATGAACTGGCAATCAGTCCTAGCTACAATACATTTcatattctaataaaatatttctgtAGAGAAAAAATGTATCTATTAGCTTATCGAACCATGAAGGACATGCATAGTAAAGGCCATCAACCAGGAGAGGTACGGTGTTTTATCCAAGTACTACTATGGAATCCCCTGTATTATTGAACTTGGTCTTCCTCATTATGTGACTGAAAACtgtccttttaattttattatgtgtaCACATCTTTTTGGATCTTTGTGGCGGCAAGGCTGCTACCTTATTACCTAAAGGTCACAGGTTCAAATCCTGGAAGCAGCCTCTCTGCTAGTAGGGTTAAGGTTGTATGCAACTGTTCACTCTAGACCCCATAGACCCCATTAGGTGGATGACTTATGctctagtttttatttttttacataaattgtTGGACTCAGGTTAGGGATTTCACATCTTTGTTGCCGAGAACCTGGTGTAGATTTCTGCTTTCTACAATTATATATCTCcgtgcattttttttaaatttaggttTTTTCCTTTCTATTACTAAGATATTGTTATTAAAGTTTTCTAATTTACTAATTAGCCTTACAGTTTTACCTGACGGAAATAGCTGcgttattgaagaaaaaaaatgaaagacatgTAATTTAATGATTAGAAAAGGGAAAAGAGTCTAATTGTGAAGTTGCACTTACACAACTAAAAAACCGAGATTGTTTCATTTGATGAAGCTAATGCAATCTTATTCTGCTGTTGGTTTAGTTactaaataaaagtttataatgTCTTTCTCTCTTTGAAGGAGCTCTGTTCCTCTTTAATATCCCACCTTAGTCAGGTAAATGCTTATTCAGAGGCATTTTCTGTTTACAACATGTTGAGATATGGCAAGAGAACAATGTGCAAGTCACTTCATGAGAAGATTTTGTACATTCTCCTAGCAGGTCATCTTTTGAAAGATGCATATGTAGTAGTCAAGGTATTCTAGGTTTAAAGAATACATAAATCCTAGTGTTTCTCTTGTCATTGCAGTTCATCTGATGATGAATCTTGTCCTGTTCAGGATAATGCAAAATTTATTTCTGGTCCTGCCACCAAAAAATTTGCTATTGCATTCTTGAAGTCAGGTAACATCAACTATATAAATGATGTTCTGAAGACTCTCCATGATAGTGGCTACAAGCTTGATCAGGTAATGGGCTTGGTGGTATTTCAATTTGAATTCGGTTATTAGAATGACATTtgattcatgattttttttccttgacACAATGACACTAACGCAGAGGATTTCTAAAACCAAAAATCATACTATTGGCACGGCAAAAGTCCTGACTTTGACTTGTTTGCTTTTGACAGTTTGAATAAAGTAGAATAACTGATGGAATTTTTTAACAACTTGGTCCAGATTAAAGGATTTTCAGTGACCCTAGAGCTTGGGTTTGtgttttctctttaaatttttactcGAAACTTAATCATATTCGTTCTTGTGCAGGATTTATTTGGGAAGGCTGTGTCACGGTATTTAGATGAGCCTGAAAAGAAGGATTTGCTGCTACACTTACTACAGTGGATGCCAGGGCAAGGTTACGTGGTTGATTCATCAACAAGGAATTTAATCCTCAAGAATTCACACTTATTTGGTCGTCAGCTCATTGCCGAGGTTTTGTCCAAGCAACGGAGtacaattaaaacacaaaaatctCACTAGATAAAGCATCATTCTAACTCTACGATTGAGGAGATAGTGCTGGATGGTACATTGTAtcacttcatttttttcaattgagtcATATCTACACCTTAGTCTAGTGGTGTGGATTGACGAGTTGTATATGTTTAAAATGGAATATTATCAAAGCACAATTCTTGCTTCAAAGCTTACTTTATTGAatgaagtaaattaaaaaagCAAAAATACCTCGTAATCGTTACTGAACGTGGTTGAACATTACTGAAAGTGGTTAAAACTAAGCATCTATTTTTAGGAGATAATATAAGATTGAGTTAAAaagtatatacatataaataaatatatcccATCAAatagttatatgattttttaCACGACTTATTCCTTTAAAGTTATGTAGAGTTGGtatgagttttttattttcatatatattttttaaaatttagctATTTTCATAATTACTGCATGTAGAAATTCGGTATTTTCAAATACTCAAACGACCCACCAGAAATTTATCCATTGTTGGGGGTTTTGGCTGTGCGCATGTGCTGGACCATATGGAAATAAACACTCACGGTGCATTTAGATCAACtttggaaataaataaaaaaatactcacGCAAATATgtgttaaaatatgttaaaattaatatatttttttaaaaaatttctctaTATATACCTATTAGAGATTTTTTGTTGTAGATTATAATAAACTTATGCTAATGATAATATTACTGTTAATCATTAATCATTCAGTAACGGGTCCAAAACCCTTCATAGGCATTGTGTGTTAAGTTGCGGCTGAGGCAGCAGACATACTATAAAAGTTTACGTTTCCCCTGAAAGTGAGAGAGTGAAGAAAATCAGAACCCTCGACGGAGGCGGAGGGAGAGGCTGAAGCAGCAGAAGGCgcagaagaggaagaagaagaattcgaTGGCGCAATCTCTTGAGCTCTTGCTGATTCAGTTCCTCATGCCCGACAACGACGCCCGCCGCCAAGCAGAAGACCAAATTAAGCGTCTCGCCAAGGACCCTCAGGTCGTTCCCGCTCTAGTCCAGCACATGCGCACTGCCAAAACCCCCAACGTCCGCCAGCTAGCCGCCGTCCTCCTCCGCAAGAAGATCACCGGTCACTGGGCCAAGCTCTCGCCCCAACTCAAACAACTTGTGAAACAGTCTCTCATTGACACCATTACCATGGAGCACAGGTACCTGCCTATTCTACTCCTATTCAAATAAACCCTaatttcttctttgtttcaTTGCGCAAGCGATCATCTGAATTCGAATAATCTAATTGTCGAATTCTGTGCTGTGCAGTCCTCCTGTCAGGAAAGCGAGTGCCAACGTTGTAAGTATTGTTGCGAAGTACGCAGTTCCCTCCGGGGAGTGGCCCGATTTGCTGCCCTTTCTCTTCCAGTGCAGTCAGAGTGGCCAGGAAGATCATCGAGAAGTAAGTACTTAGGACTATGCTGTTTTAAGGTGTGTTTGGAAGTCCGTTGGAGTGGAAAatgaatgtattaaaataatgtgagGGTTGGATTGGATTGCTTTCGACGTTGGTTCAGTTATTTGAACCTGAATCCAAACACACTTTTATTTGTaggaaaataaacataatcttGTTCAATTGAATTATCTATTTAGGCGATTTAGTGATGCTAGTGGAGTGGGATTTTAGAGTGGCTTAGAGAAGATGGATGATGTTaacctttttttatgtttactttttgtttcaGTGCTTTGAACTAGATGTTGTTTGCATACTGACAAGCTTAGCATCTAACCAAATTCTGTTTGTTGCTTTTTGGGATGGAAGGTGGCATTAATTCTCTTCAGCTCTTTAACTGAAACAATTGGGAATGCTTTTCGGCCGTATTTTGCAGATCTGCAAGCTCTTCTACTCAAGTGCTTGCAGGACGAGACTAGCAACCGTGTTAGAGTTGCCGCCCTCAAGTTAGTTGATCTCTTTTATCTATCTAATTTTGTCCATATGAAGCAATTACTTTTGTAtccttttgttgtttgttgagaATTATGACTGTTTTGTCAGGGCGGTGGGATCATTCCTGGAATTCACTCATGATGGGGATGAAGTGGTGAGTCACTGCTGTTTCTGTAGTAAAATAAAAGGGAAAAATTATGTTGTTAATGGCTTTTATCTTGAGTGCTAGCAAATTgttctaatttcatttttagttaGTGAATGATTTTCATATTGACCGTAGTAAGTTCATAGCTCGAATTATACTACGTTTGCTATCAATGAGAATTAATTTACTGCAACCAGCTCCCAGATTATGAATGATGTATGGGATAATCTGCAATTTTTGAAGTGAGTTACTGTATTGGTATAAAGACATGGCCTTAGTGACTGAATGTTCTGCATGGCAGTATTTTGCACTTGCGATCTTTGCAAGAGTAACACATGTTGactgaaattaatttatgtctGAGCTCTAATACTTGttcttttatgaatttatttaaaatttatgataggaAGTAATCATGTCTGTGTGATGTGCGTTACATTAATTTGGTATCTATAAGGAAGCCAATAgcttattttttggttttggtAAGCTGCTTCTAAAATTGTTACCATTCAACTAGATctgcatattatatatattgtcctttttttttctctctcaactcaTAAATTAGCATCTGTGTATAGATTAAGTTTCGTGAGTTCATTCCAAGCATCTTGAATGTATCACGCCAGTGCCTTGCCTCTGGAGAAGAAGACGTTGCCATACTtgcttttgaaatttttgatgAGCTGATAGAATCTCCTGCACCTCTTCTTGGAGATTCAGTGAAATCTATAGTGCAGTTCTCCCTTGAGGTCTGCTCAAGCCAAAATTTAGAGTCTAATACACGTCATCAGGTTGGTTAAGATCATAAAGTACATTTCTATGACTTTTTTATACACTTGCTGTTATAGTTGTTTCATTCTCTAGGTTCATGCTATTTACTCCATGTAACAGGCAATTCAAATCATTTCATGGCTGGCAAAGTACAAGTCCAGTACATTGAAAAAACATAAGCTGATCATACCTATTCTTCAAGTTTTATGCCCTTTGCTTGCTGAATCAActaatgaaaatgaagatgatgatctTGCTCCAGATCGGGCTGCTGCAGAAGTTATTGATACTATGGCTTTAAACATCCCAAAGCATGTTTTTCAACCAGTTTTTGAATTTGCTTCTGTAAGCTGTCAAAACGCAAACCCAAAGTTTCGGGAAGCATCTGTTACTGCTTTGGGTGTCATTTCTGAAGGTTGTTTAGAGCTCATGAAAAGCAAGCTGGAACCTGTCCTCCATATTGTCCTGGGAGCTCTGAGGGATCCAGAACAAATGGTCAGAGGGGCAGCTTCCTTTGCTTTGGGTCAATTTGCTGAGCACTTGCAGCCTGAAATTGTATCCCATTATGAAAGTGTTCTTCCCTGCATTTTAAATGCTCTTGAGGATGCATCTGACGAAGTGAAGGTACACATTGGAGAAGAGAATGGCTTATCAATACAGCAGAAAAATTATCTTAGATGCTACTACCAAAACTAAAAGCTAAATAGGTTGTCTGCATGTTGTCTAAGAATTACATTTATATTCATGCAGGAGAAATCATATTATGCATTAGCTGCTTTTTGTGAGAACATGGGTGAAGATATCCTTCCTTTCCTTGATCCTTTGATGGGGAGACTGCTGACAGCTCTCCAAAATAGTTCCCGAGTTTTGCAGGAAACGTGCATGGTATGTGGAAGATTCAGTATGCTTTGTCACAATCACAATGTATCAGCTATTCAattgttgtttttgtatttcaattcatattatTCACATGACATTCTTGCAGTCTGCCATTGGTTCTATTGCTTCTGCTGCAGAGCAAGCATTCATTCCTTATGCCGAAAGAGTTTTAGAGTTGATGAAAAGCTTCATGGTGTTAACTAATGATGAGGATCTCCGTTCCCGTGCAAGAGCAACTGAACTAGTTGGAATTGTTGCAATGTCTGTAGGGAGAGTGAGAATGGAGCCGATATTACCTCCTTACGTAGAAGCTGCGATTTCTGTAATTGCCTTATCACTGTCACAGTCTGCAGTTTATGCCTTTCTACTAGATTAATCTGAATTTTCTTGTCATTTTTAGGGATTTGGGCTGGACTACAGTGAGCTTCGCGAGTACACCCATGGATTCTTCAGCAATGTTGCTGAGATTTTAGAGGACAGTTTTGCACAGGTCTGCATACATTAACTATTCATTAATCCTATATCCTGCTCACTCTTTAcagttgaaattttgttttggtGAACAGTATCTTCCTCATGTTGTGCCTCTCGCATTTTCTTCGTGCAATCTTGATGATGGCTCTGCAGTTGACATTGATGAGTCTGATGATGAAGTTGCTAATGGGTTTGGTGGAGTTTCATCAGATGATGAAGCTCATGATGAACCAAGAGTTCGAAATATAAGTATTAGAACAGGTGTGTTGGATGAAAAGGCAGCTGCAACCCAAGCCCTTGGCCTCTTTGCACAGCACACAAAGACTTCTTTTGCACCGTATCCTTTGATTGATATTTTTAGTAGTCTAGTTCCGGTTATACTCCTTTCACAACCACAAAATAACCACAATTGTTATGTTTGAATTCTTTAATCATTTTAAGCTACTTGGAGGAGACATTGAGAATATTGGTTAAACACTCTGGCTATTTTCATGAAGACGTTAGACTTCAGGCTATCATTTCTTTAAAAAGTAAGTGGATCTTTTTGTTCAAAGTGTTCTGTTTTTAAGAATGTTTGTTTTGCCTACACTcgttttcttgtttcttggattTATGCAtggtgttagatgttaagatgtgtgtttctgttatttgggcttagtctattctgtattaagggcattggcccatatcttacaatataaataaactaccctatgtgtatgctaaacacacaagggatattttctcccaatcttctctatttctcatatggtatctagagcacaggaatagttccagtcaactccacggtctccgaCACCCATCACTGCCGCTGTCGTTGCAGTCGCCGTCGCTGCCGTCGCCTCCACCGCTGTCgtcgccggagttccagaatcgaccggcgaccacaccatcggaatcgtcttggccgggcgaccaccgtggtaCGAAGATCGCGGCGAATAGACCacccacgcgcctccacgcaccgccgcaagagtcgccgctgccgccgcgcgtgccggcgcgtcgccggagctttccgccgccgatcagcaccgtcgtgatcgcctcctcgccctctttctggatctgtggtcgttgcgtcaatcggagcactttgaatttttagggtttctccctctccatggcgtcttcctcgtctacaaacacctctattggtggctcatcttctgatccctcaatatataccaattatgtgaatgtacacttgtccattgacaagttagatggcacaaattatgcaacATGGGCGaccgacatcaaactttggttgaagagtcaggggtacttagatcatcttactcaaaatgtgactactgctcccatagatgacacttcccgctggatgaaaattgatgctcagttatgcattgttataaagtccaccattcactcctcactgaaacaaatgttttgatcctatgaaacatgttcataagtatgggcacaagcgaagttgttatacacaaatgacactcagcgtctttat
Protein-coding sequences here:
- the LOC108343346 gene encoding pentatricopeptide repeat-containing protein At1g10910, chloroplastic, giving the protein MGFGHSAIPSPMAIPASASTAEPPTQIRSQPQPHRTTVKFRSSKSFPSSRKAATLEIQRSSDLPSTLARLGESLTVKDLNAVLYRFKSSSKFNHISQLFKWMQENNKIDVSSYSHYTRFMASNLDAAEMLQLYHNIQDESARKNILVCNSVLGCLIKKGKFDSGMKLFQQMRLDGLVPDLVTYSTLLAGCIKIENGYPKALELIQELQHNKLQMDGVIYGTMLAVCASNSKWEEAEKYFNQMKDEGHSPNVYHYSSLLNAYSTCASYKKADMLIQDMKSEGLVPNKVILTTLLKVYVKGGLFDKSRELLAELKNLGYAEDEMPYCILMDGLAKAGQIHEAKLTFDEMMKNHVRSDGYAHSIMISALCRAKLFREAKQLAKDFETTSNKYDLVILNSMLCAFCRVGEMESVMETLKKMDELAISPSYNTFHILIKYFCREKMYLLAYRTMKDMHSKGHQPGEELCSSLISHLSQVNAYSEAFSVYNMLRYGKRTMCKSLHEKILYILLAGHLLKDAYVVVKDNAKFISGPATKKFAIAFLKSGNINYINDVLKTLHDSGYKLDQDLFGKAVSRYLDEPEKKDLLLHLLQWMPGQGYVVDSSTRNLILKNSHLFGRQLIAEVLSKQRSTIKTQKSH
- the LOC108342968 gene encoding uncharacterized protein LOC108342968, translated to MAQSLELLLIQFLMPDNDARRQAEDQIKRLAKDPQVVPALVQHMRTAKTPNVRQLAAVLLRKKITGHWAKLSPQLKQLVKQSLIDTITMEHSPPVRKASANVVSIVAKYAVPSGEWPDLLPFLFQCSQSGQEDHREVALILFSSLTETIGNAFRPYFADLQALLLKCLQDETSNRVRVAALKAVGSFLEFTHDGDEVIKFREFIPSILNVSRQCLASGEEDVAILAFEIFDELIESPAPLLGDSVKSIVQFSLEVCSSQNLESNTRHQAIQIISWLAKYKSSTLKKHKLIIPILQVLCPLLAESTNENEDDDLAPDRAAAEVIDTMALNIPKHVFQPVFEFASVSCQNANPKFREASVTALGVISEGCLELMKSKLEPVLHIVLGALRDPEQMVRGAASFALGQFAEHLQPEIVSHYESVLPCILNALEDASDEVKEKSYYALAAFCENMGEDILPFLDPLMGRLLTALQNSSRVLQETCMSAIGSIASAAEQAFIPYAERVLELMKSFMVLTNDEDLRSRARATELVGIVAMSVGRVRMEPILPPYVEAAISGFGLDYSELREYTHGFFSNVAEILEDSFAQYLPHVVPLAFSSCNLDDGSAVDIDESDDEVANGFGGVSSDDEAHDEPRVRNISIRTGVLDEKAAATQALGLFAQHTKTSFAPYLEETLRILVKHSGYFHEDVRLQAIISLKNALTAAHAIFQSQHEGAAKAKKLLDNVMTIYIKSMVEDHDKEVVAQACTSVADIIRDYGFAILEPYLAQLVDATSLLLREQSACQQIESDSEIDDVDSAHDDVLMDAVSDILPAFAKSMGVQFAPILGQLFEPLMKFAKASRPPQDRTMVVACLAEVAQNMGSPIASYVDRVMPLVLKELASSEATNRRNAAFCVGELCKNGHEPALKYYDNILRGLHPLFGESEPDDAVRDNAAGAVARMIMVHPESIPLNQVLPVFLRVLPLKEDREESMAVYSCISTLVLSSNPQILSLVPELVNLFAQVVVSPVETPEVKAVVGRAFSHLISLYGQQMQPLLSNLPPAHANALSSFAQRS